One Malus sylvestris chromosome 14, drMalSylv7.2, whole genome shotgun sequence DNA segment encodes these proteins:
- the LOC126600484 gene encoding 60S ribosomal protein L24, giving the protein MVLKTELCRFSGDKIYPGKGIRFIRSDSQVFLFANSKCKRYFHNKLKPSKLTWTAMYRKQHKKDIAQEAVKKRRRATKKPYSRSIVGATLEVIQKRRTEKPEVRDAAREAALREIKERIKKTKDEKKAKKAEVTKSQKSQGKGNIPKGVAPKGPKLGGGGGKR; this is encoded by the exons ATGGTTCTCAA GACGGAACTATGCCGTTTCAGTGGCGACAAGATATACCCAGGAAAAGGCATCAGATTTATTCGTTCTGATTCTCAG GTGTTCCTTTTTGCCAACTCCAAATGCAAAAGGTACTTCCACAACAAGCTGAAGCCATCAAAGCTTACCTGGACAGCCATGTACAGGAAGCAACACAAAAAG GATATTGCTCAAGAAGCTGTGAAGAAGAGGAGACGTGCCACCAAGAAGCCTTACTCAAGGTCTATTGTCGGTGCTACCCTGGAGGTTATCCAGAAGAGAAGAACTGAGAAGCCAGAGGTTCGTGATGCTGCACGTGAAGCTGCACTTCG TGAAATTAAGGAAAGAATTAAGAAGACCAAGGATGAAAAGAAGGCCAAGAAGGCAGAAGTAACGAAATCGCAGAAGTCTCAAGGCAAGGGCAACATTCCCAAGGGAGTTGCACCCAAGGGACCAAAGCTTGGCGGTGGTGGTGGCAAGCGTTAA